ATCGTCTCGATCGACATCGTGGGCAACCCGCACAGCTGCATCTTCGACGCCGGCACGACCAGCGTGATGGCTGGCAACATGGTCAAGGTGCTGGGCTGGTACGACAACGAGTGGGGCTATTCCAACCGTTGCGTCGACCTGATGAAGAAAATGGCCTGAGGCTTTCCGGTAAGCCGGACCGCGGGGTTGGCCGCCTGACCTCCTCCCCGCCTGTCCGCTGAGCCTCGGTGCAGAGTGATAGAGAGGGGGTAGCGGCTCCAGGGTTGCTACCCCTTTCTTGAATCCACCCCGTTTTGCAGTGAAAGCCAATCCACGCCTCAGGAGTGACGCCGTGAACAAGAAAACGGTCAAAGACGTAGCCCTCAAGGGCAAGCGTGTCCTGATGCGGGTCGATTTCAACGTCCCGCTGGATGAAAACCTCAAGGTCACGAGCGACAAGCGTATCCGCGCCGCCGTGCCCACGATCAAGTATATCCTGGAACAGGGCGGCCGTCTGGTGCTGATGAGCCACCTGGGCCGTCCCAAGGGCGAGAAGAACCCCAAGTTCTCCCTGGAGCCCTGCGTGCCGGTGCTGTCGGGCCTACTCGGCAAGCCGGTGCAGTTTGTCGACGACTGCGTGGGCGACAAGGTGAAGGCCAAGGTGGACGCGCTGAAGGACGGCGAGGTCATCATCCTCGAAAACCTGCGGTTCTACAAGGAAGAGGAAAAGAACGACCCCGAGTTCTGCAAGAAACTGGCCCGGCTGGGCGACGTGTACGTGAACGACGCTTTCGGCACGGCCCACCGCGCCCACGCCTCCACCGAGGGCGTGGTCAATTTCGTCCGGCCCGCGGTCTCCGGATTCCTGATGGAAAAGGAGATCATGTACCTGGACGGTGCGGTGCGCTCGCCCGAGAGGCCCTTTGTCGCAGTGCTGGGCGGGGCCAAGATCAGCGGCAAGATCGACGTGATCACCAACCTGCTGCCCAAGGTGGACAAGCTTCTGGTCGGCGGTGGCATGGCCTACACGTTCTTCAAGGCCATGGGCTACGAGATCGGCAACAGCCTGCTCGAAGCGGATAAAGTCGAGTTGGCGGCCGAGATACTGAAGACCTCGGGTGACAAGCTGGTCCTGCCGGTGGACTGCGTGATCAGCGACAAGTTCGATTTCGAGGGCCGCACCTGCGGCGCGCTCAAGGAAGTCTCGGTCAAGGCCATCCCGGCCGGCTGGGAAGCCCTGGATATCGGCCCCAAGACCGTGGCCGAGTTCGCCAAGGTCCTGGGCGGCGCCAAGACCATAGTCTGGAACGGCCCGATGGGCGTGTTCGAGATAGCGGCCCTGGCCAAGGGCACCGAGGAAGTGGCCAAGGCCATCGCCGCGGCCACGGATAAGGGCGCCAAGAGCATCATCGGCGGCGGCGACAGTGTGAGCGCGGTGGAGAAAATGAAGCTCGCCGCGCGGATGACCCACATCTCCACCGGCGGCGGGGCCTCGCTCGAGCTGCTGGAGGGCAAGCTGCTGCCCGGCGTGATCTGCCTGGACGACGCGAAGTGAGGCCTTAAGACACACCTCGAGCCGGGCCGGGAGGTATTCCGGCCCGGCCTGTCTTTTCCCCTCCGGGCACTTTGACACTCGCCGCAGCGAGGGGCTGCAATCCTAAATCACAGAGGGAGACAGTACGTTGAGAGAGAATATCATCGCCGCCAACTGGAAGATGAACCACACGACCAAGGAGCTGGACGAGTTCTTCGCCAAGCTGCTGGCCGCCTACAAGCCGCGCGAGGGTGTCACCGTGGTGGTCGCCCCCCCGGCCTGTTACCTGGCCCAGGCCTCCAAGCTCGCCGCCAAGGCGAGCAAAGTGTTCATCGCCGCCCAGAACATGTATTTCGAGGCCAAGGGTGCGTTCACCGGCGAGCTGAGCGCCGCGATGCTCAAGGATGTCGGCTGCAAGTACGTGATCCTGGGCCACAGCGAGCGCCGTCACATCTTCGGCGAGAGCGATGAGTTGATCGCCAAGAAAGTGGTGGCCGCCCTGGCCGCCGGCCTCACCCCGATCCTCTGCATCGGCGAGCTGCTTCAGGAGCGCGAGGCTGGCAAGACCATGGATGTCAACCGCCGTCAGATGAACGCCGTGCTCGACAAGCTGGACAAGGAGCAGATGGCGAAGGTCGTGGTGGCCTACGAGCCGGTCTGGGCCATCGGCACCGGCAAGACCGCCACCCGGGAGCAGGCCCAGGAAGTGCACGCCCAGGTGCGCGGGATCATCGCGGACAAGTTCGGCAAGGATGTGGCCGCGGGGATCACGATCCAGTACGGCGGCAGCGTGAAGCCGGACAACGTGGACGACCTGATGGCCTCGCCCGACATCGACGGCGCCCTGGTGGGCGGAGCGTCGCTCGTGGCCGACAGTTTCCTCAGCCTGGTGAATTTCAAGAAGGCCTGAGTGTGTTTCCGCCCCGGCGGCGTTCCAGTCCGGCAGGTTCACCGGCGGCCCGCTCAAGAGCTGAAAGCCCTTGACACGCGGGCCGCCGGGCTTTATTTTGCTCCATCTACAATCACTCCTCCGGAGGGAACTTGTTCTACATACTGCTGATCTTTCATATCGTTGTCTGCCTGCTGCTGGTGATCGTGATCCTGCTGCAGTCGGGCAAGGGCGGCGGTCTGGCCAGTTCGTTCGGCGGGGCCGGCACCACCGAGGCTGTTTTCGGCGGCCGTCAGGCGGCCACGTTCCTGAGCAAGGCCACCTCGGTGCTGGGGACGATTTTCTTCCTCGGCGTGTTCGGCCTGGCGCTGCTGTCCAGCTACCAGAGCGGACCCAAGAGCGTGGTGCAGGAGCAGTTGCAGAAAAACGCCCTACCCATGGCCCCGGCCCCGGTGACTCAGCCGGTGGGCGGCAATGTGCTGCAGGGCAACGAGCAGAATGCCCCGGCCAATGCCGCACCGACCGAGAACGCCCAGCCTAAGCAGTCCGGGCAGAGCACGACCCCGGCGCAGCCCTGAGCGTGTAAAAGAGTAGCCGAAGTGGTGGAACTGGCAGACACGCTGTCTTGAGGGGGCAGTGGGTGAAAACCCGTACGGGTTCAAGTCCCGTCTTCGGCACCATATTGTTCGACGGCTTAACTCTCAGAGAGTTAGGCCGTTTTTCTTTCTATCCGGTGTCACCGCCTCCCTCCCCACTCTCTTTGTCCACTCTGCAGCGCCGGAACGTTTCTGGCGTTACCCGCAATTTCATTGTATTATATTCAGTTTCCCGTTTTTCTATCCCCCGAGTTTCTTTCTCCACTGTGTGAGGAAGGACTGAAAAGAAATGAAATACCTGTGGCTGTGCCTGGCGCTCGCCGCCCTGACCGCCGGGGCTTCCCTTGCCGGTGACAATACCCGGCGCATCGATCTCTCCCCCGCTTGGGATGACTCAAGGGTCCTGGTCAACCCGCACAAGGGCTGGTATTTCCATTATTTCGACAACGACACTGTCCGGTATCACAACCGCCTGGCTCCGGGTGATTACCTGCAGGATTTCCCTGGGCTCGACCATATTTACCTGCGCCTGGCCTGGAGCTACCTGGAACCGGAGGAGGGTGTTTATAACTGGGAGCTTATCGACAGAGTGATCGATGCCTGGCGGGCCAGGGGCTACGGGGTGGCTTTCCGGATCACCTGTAAGGAGACTTTCCCGGACCAGACCTACGCCACGCCCGAATGGGTCCGCAAAGCCGGGGCCAAGGGCACCATGGTCACCAATAAGCACTTCGGCAGCAATACCTGGGAACCCGATTACGGCGATCCTGTTTTTTTGGAGAAACTGGACAATTTTCATCGGGCCTTCGCTGCGCGCTACGATGGCAAGGAATGGGTGGAATATATCGATATCGGCAGTTACGGTGAATGGGGCGAGGGACACACCGGGTTCGGCACCGGGACCGAATACCCGTTCGAGGTGCTCAAAAAGCATATCGATCTGTGGGTAAGGAACTATCGAAAAAGCCGGCTGGTGATCAACGACGATTTTATTGAAAGAGCCGATCCCAAATTAACGCAGATCCTCTACGGTTATGCCAGGAACTCAGGTCTTTTGCTCAGGGACGACAGTATCTGCGTGGAGTGGTACGCGCAGAATTTCGGCCTGAGCACGTTGAAAAACCCTGGCTGGTGGGCCGACTTCTGGCCGTATACTCCGACGATCCTGGAACTGGAGCATTACCAGAAGACCATCAAGACGGACACATTCAAGGGCGGCGTGCCGATGACCGCGGCCATGGATACGATGCACGCCACTTACATCGGGTTTCACGGCGATGCCCGCCAGTTCCTGGCGGACAACCCTGAGCTGACGCGCAGGCTGGCCAACCGCTGCGGCTACTGGTATTTCCCCGGAAGCATCGAGCTGCCCCGCTCGGCCGCTCCAGGCGGGAATATCGAGGTGGCGATGGACTGGTTGAACCGGGGTGTGGCTCCGGCCTACAACCATTACCCGCTGCTGCTCCGCCTGAGCGACGGTGGCGCCGTGTCGTGCGTTCTGCCGATCGAGGGGGTGGACAACCGCCAGTGGGGTCCGGATTCAGTGTCGCACTGCCTGGGCCGGGTCAACCTGCCGGACAGTCTCAGGCCCGGGCAGTACAGCGTGGCTGTCGGCCTGAAAGTGGAGCACAACCGGAAAGAATGGCTGGAGCTGCCGCTGCCCGATAGCCTGAAGGTGTCGGACGGGTTCTACCGGGTGGCAGACATAAGCATAAGATGAACCAGATTCCAGCCCATCCCGGCGGGTTCATATCAGTCGCCGGCAACAACAAAACGGGACGGTCTGACCTGCGAATAGCCAGGCCGTCCATTTTTGAATGTGAGTCGTGTGTCTTTGCTTCCACAGGATTTCCTCCCGGGTTGTGGAAATTCCCGTAAAACTCTCCGCTTCTGCCCGGCTGGGTGTCCCTGTTGCTACTTTCGTGCCGCATCCGGTGCAACCAGGATGAAAACCATTGAAATAAAACAATAAGAGAATAAATTGATAATGTCTTCTTCAAAGAGAAAACCATGAAAGCCGGAAACGCCAAAAGTGTGATGATTGTTGAAAAAGACCCCGCCTCCAGAGCCTTGTTGAATAAAATACTCAAAAGCCTGGATTGCTACGTGGTCGGGGAATCATCCGGAGGACAAGACGCGCTGGACCTGTACGAGAAGCGAAACCCGGACATAGTCCTGCTGGACATCCAGCAACCGGGCAAGCAGGGTCTGGAAATACTGAAAGAAATCATAAAGCAGAATCCCTCCCAGATCGTTATCATCCTCACCGCCGAATCGGATCAGGACACCGTTCTTAGTTGTGTTGCCGCAGGCGCCAAAGGTTATGTCCTCAAATCGGACTCAGCCAACGCGATACAGGACAGAATCAAGAAATTCATCCCCTGAGGCTGTCCCACTCCCCCGAGTAAAAACGCACAGTGACACTCCCGCGATAACTGCACGCCGCGGTCTTCCTGCGCAGGTAGGGGAAGGCCGGAATGACGAGGGATTATCTCCTTTATTTCCAG
This DNA window, taken from bacterium, encodes the following:
- the secG gene encoding preprotein translocase subunit SecG translates to MFYILLIFHIVVCLLLVIVILLQSGKGGGLASSFGGAGTTEAVFGGRQAATFLSKATSVLGTIFFLGVFGLALLSSYQSGPKSVVQEQLQKNALPMAPAPVTQPVGGNVLQGNEQNAPANAAPTENAQPKQSGQSTTPAQP
- a CDS encoding DUF4832 domain-containing protein, giving the protein MKYLWLCLALAALTAGASLAGDNTRRIDLSPAWDDSRVLVNPHKGWYFHYFDNDTVRYHNRLAPGDYLQDFPGLDHIYLRLAWSYLEPEEGVYNWELIDRVIDAWRARGYGVAFRITCKETFPDQTYATPEWVRKAGAKGTMVTNKHFGSNTWEPDYGDPVFLEKLDNFHRAFAARYDGKEWVEYIDIGSYGEWGEGHTGFGTGTEYPFEVLKKHIDLWVRNYRKSRLVINDDFIERADPKLTQILYGYARNSGLLLRDDSICVEWYAQNFGLSTLKNPGWWADFWPYTPTILELEHYQKTIKTDTFKGGVPMTAAMDTMHATYIGFHGDARQFLADNPELTRRLANRCGYWYFPGSIELPRSAAPGGNIEVAMDWLNRGVAPAYNHYPLLLRLSDGGAVSCVLPIEGVDNRQWGPDSVSHCLGRVNLPDSLRPGQYSVAVGLKVEHNRKEWLELPLPDSLKVSDGFYRVADISIR
- a CDS encoding response regulator transcription factor, whose translation is MKAGNAKSVMIVEKDPASRALLNKILKSLDCYVVGESSGGQDALDLYEKRNPDIVLLDIQQPGKQGLEILKEIIKQNPSQIVIILTAESDQDTVLSCVAAGAKGYVLKSDSANAIQDRIKKFIP
- a CDS encoding phosphoglycerate kinase translates to MNKKTVKDVALKGKRVLMRVDFNVPLDENLKVTSDKRIRAAVPTIKYILEQGGRLVLMSHLGRPKGEKNPKFSLEPCVPVLSGLLGKPVQFVDDCVGDKVKAKVDALKDGEVIILENLRFYKEEEKNDPEFCKKLARLGDVYVNDAFGTAHRAHASTEGVVNFVRPAVSGFLMEKEIMYLDGAVRSPERPFVAVLGGAKISGKIDVITNLLPKVDKLLVGGGMAYTFFKAMGYEIGNSLLEADKVELAAEILKTSGDKLVLPVDCVISDKFDFEGRTCGALKEVSVKAIPAGWEALDIGPKTVAEFAKVLGGAKTIVWNGPMGVFEIAALAKGTEEVAKAIAAATDKGAKSIIGGGDSVSAVEKMKLAARMTHISTGGGASLELLEGKLLPGVICLDDAK
- the tpiA gene encoding triose-phosphate isomerase yields the protein MRENIIAANWKMNHTTKELDEFFAKLLAAYKPREGVTVVVAPPACYLAQASKLAAKASKVFIAAQNMYFEAKGAFTGELSAAMLKDVGCKYVILGHSERRHIFGESDELIAKKVVAALAAGLTPILCIGELLQEREAGKTMDVNRRQMNAVLDKLDKEQMAKVVVAYEPVWAIGTGKTATREQAQEVHAQVRGIIADKFGKDVAAGITIQYGGSVKPDNVDDLMASPDIDGALVGGASLVADSFLSLVNFKKA